The segment CATGTGGCGTGGGGTTCTCATGGGAGGGTGCTGGAATGAGACcttgggctggggcagctctttGGTGCTGGGTCAGCCGAGGGGACCAGAGAGGTACAGAGCAGGAGTGACCTCCTTGGGGCAGCTGGGTGTCAGTGTGACATTcagctcagggacagggcagggacacagccctcGCCTGGCAGAAGCTGTCagtgcctgtccctgctctctcctggctgctgtgagcagggacaggagctgacAGTGAGTGGGGAATGCCCTTGGGGTACCCCAGGCAGAAGAGGCATCCCAGTGCTGGGATTCACATCCTGATGGTCCCAATCCCCTGCCATGTCCCATGGAGCTTTGTTTCTCTTCCCTGAGCAGCAAAGCAGGAtgagagcagtgctgctccctcccagtgAGCCCTTGCTCTTTGCCCCAAGCATGCAAACACCCACCAAGCCTGAAGCAGCTGAGGCCATCAGGGCATGGAAGTGAGGCGAGGCCTGAGGGAAGCAGTGGCAAgaaaagagggaggaaaggctggaggGCTTGCTGGGGATATTGGTTTGCTTTTCCAGCTCTTGAAAACATCTCCACTCCATGTGAGGCTGTATCAGACACAGAACCCCAGCCTGCAGAGTGTCGGTGCTCCTCTGCTCCTCAgagggctcagcccctgccaggatGCACTTGGGTGGATGAgcatgtcccctgtccctggtgATGGCACTGTGGAGCCTCTTAGAGCCACCCCATCCTTTGTCAGCACCGTGATGACCTTTGGGAGCTGCAGCAACCCTGGGCCCTGGTGTCAGCCTCGCCCAGCTCCCCCAAGACGTTGGTTTTCCTCCAATATTCAACTCTCCACTGATCCCAGTGGATCAGTACTGGCCCCATACCCATGAGCAGAGCATCAGGATGGGCAGAGGGTTGCTTTCTCTTGCAGTCACTTTGGAAGAGGTTTTTTGTTCTGTCCCTGTCCTTTACAGCCCCCactctcctccttccctccctccccagtgGGCAAAGTGGGGAGGATCActcacagctggagcagggacatcAGACCAGTGCAGAGTTTCCCCTCCATGGCCACCCAGGCTGGATCATTTTAGGCAATTCCTGAGCATCCGAGCTAAAACCACTTTAATTACAATCAGTAGGGTGAGTTCTTATGCAAATAACACTCATTTGGCTTTGCTAGGAGTAGAGGCTGCTAACTGTGTAGGAATTGGTCCTGTGGTCATCCCAGAGAGTATTGTGAGTCCATAGGCTGGGCTTCCCAGCTGGAAACAAGgctattttcttattttaaaattaaatccttGTGGCCTGAAGCTCAACAGGGTAAGTGCAAAcctctgctgtggcagaaaCCCTCCCAGACACTGTGGCTTCACTGGatccagcctgtgctgtgctgggatggcagctcctgggctggaaAAAGGGAGCTTCACCAAGGGTTTGCACCCACCCTTCTGGCATCAGGCTTCAGCCTTCACCCAGCCCCATCTCTTGCTTGTCTGGCTCCATCCATGACTCCAGTCCTTCCAGTCCTGACCCTGTGGAGGAATCCTCGTGGGGAACCTCAGCAGTGCAGACCAAGGCATCGCTCAGTAGCCACCCATGTTGTTCTTTGCTGGTTTCCTGACCCGTTTGCCTGTGTAGAGTTTATAATAAATGTTCACTAAATCATGCAATAAAGCCAATTCTGTGTCCAGAACCACCACCCATTTCCCAGTGTCAGTTTTTTCAGCAAAGGCTCCTTTCTCCTcccatggaatcccagaatggctgggcttggaagggacctcaaagcccctCTGCTCACaccccctgccaaggccagggatgccttccactgtcccaggttgctccaacctctgtccagcctggccttgaacatttccagagatccaggggcagTCACAATTTTCTGGTCACTGTGTGCCAGGGCCTCTCTGCCCTCatagggaagaattccttctctatatcccatctaaccctgtcctctggcagtggaagccattccctgtgtcctgtccatccatcccttgtcccaagtccctctccagctctcctggagcccctttaggcagaGGGAGGGCTCTAAGGTATCTCCAGAGCTTTCTCtcctccaggtgagcacccctagccctcccagcctggctccagccctcagagcatcttCATGGCCTcttctggacttgctccagcagctccgtGTCTATCCATGTCTTTACCCATCCTGTGCACTCCTTGGTTTAAAGCTGGCCAggtggagcaggcaggagctgaccCAGCAGCACTGAAGCCAGTGGGTGCACATCAGGATGGCCAGACAGTGGCTACAGGGCCACGGTGTGATGGTGTAGGTCAGTGGTGCCTCTCAGCATCTCCTGTGGTCGAGGTGACTCTGAGGAGTgttaaaaagtctcttttccccaacccagctgtctaagaaggagtcagaagtcttTGGCTGTTGTTCTCAAGgctatttattatttttttatctaaaacattttttgcctggcctgccaaggtctgttcagcaggtcagtctgaggcacactgggctggtgttgtcttttacACTATAACCTACATATTcgatatttacagttattttccaatacctatcacctatatTAAACAGTGATTTTCTATTCTAAATcaatcccaaagtgccaccaccaccaagaagatggaggctaggaagaagaagggagaagaacaggacaacGTCCAAGTCCCTCTATCTTGTCTCCTAGACCCCCAcagtaaaattcttcaaaatcccacctttcaccctgtgacaactactgttatgctacttaaacttttgtgacttgtaattcttcatataacgttggtaatttgctccataggttaagatcaaaatcccaagtgtctttgcCTTCCTGCCaagtctccgagcccctgccaggatttTGAGCTACTTAAAGCATCTAGAGGGATGTCTTGgtttctgacagtgcccagagGGGAAGCCACTGGGTGGGCAAAGGGGATGCCCAGGCTAATGCTGAGGAGGGGCTGACCCTGAAATAAAGGCACTGCTCCAACTCGCACGGAAACCCTGAAGCCAGTCTGGCAGTTGAAACCACAAGAAACACAAGCCCCCAGCACCAAGGGAGTGCTTTAAACCTGTATTAAATATCAGCAGCCACCCTGGGGCGGAGAGAGGCCTGCTGAGCCCGGCGTGGGGATTTCCCTGGCTGaagcccaggctggggcaggttCTCCTCTCTTcagccccttccctgctttGCTGCACACCTGTGGCAGTCCCCTGTGTGCCACGCTGCTCCTGCCACCTCTCCCCAGCACGGGCTGTGCTCAGGGAggggagctgggcactgcctgaCACGGAGCTCCATCCCAGGGCAAAGCCATCCTACACGGAGCTGGCAGACAGAGACCTTCCCCTGCCCACACCCCGCTGGTGACGGTGTCTTCACagtcctgccagcacagagatgTCCCTGTTTTGGGATGTCCCACTTCTGTCTGCCTGGACACCATCTGACCCTCACGCtggagccccaggctggctcctCCAGTGTCACATCCAGCAGAATAAACATCAGACATctttaaaatccatttaaaatGGGAGTGGGGGGCCGGGGGGTGGGGATTTGGAGCCCTCATGCCCAGAGAACATTCCTGCCAGCCCGTGTGCCCCGGCACATTGCCTTCCCCTGCTCTCTGTGTTTAGTGTTCTGATTTCCCTAAAgcaggttttttggggggagagTGGAGGGGAAGGGGCGGTGGTACCGGTGTGAATGCTGCGGTGGAGTTACAGCGCTCAGGGCGGCAGCGCACACCGACCCCGGCAGCAGGTGAAGGAGCAGAAAACTTCCCCTTGTCCGAAGTTTGTTAATGTCGAGGACGGGCATTAACATATTCCCAAACTATCCCCCTCAACCAGCGTCAGATAAAGCGCTGGTCCCTTCTGACTCACGAAAATCGCGGTGCTGATTTGATgagaggggacagcggggagggGAGATGCCCCGGCTCGGTCCCCGCCGGGGCTCGCCTGTGACATCAGCAGGAAAGCGGCGATAAAAGCGGCGGGCGGAGGGGACTCCGGCTCACACAGCCGCCACCTGCCTCGGGGGACAGCAGCGGCCACCTCTGCCCGCCTGGCCCCGGTAAGTGCGGCCCCCGCCCGGCAGCGACGCTCCCCTCCGCCCGCCGTGATGCTCTCGCTGATTCCCGAGCGCTGCTTTGCCTCGCCGTGTGTCTGTCCTGCGTCTGTCCAGCCGGCTGGTGGGCATGGGAGGGGTCCAAAAGTTGGTGGCCACGGCAAACCTGAGCTGCCGGGAGCTCGGGGTGTCTCCTGCTCAGCGCGCTGAGAACTTTTCCTTGGCAAAAGTGGCTGGAAATGGagcggccccgcagccccgccgtgtcctgcctctccctgcctccctctcccgcttgGATCCCCTGCCCGGGTGGCTGCAGAGACACGGCccctcacccagcccagccctgctcagtgcCTCAGTGCCCTGGAGTGTGGCACAGGGTGTTCCCACGTTGTCACTTCAGCAGCCGTGGCCAGGGGTGGGGGCCAAGGGTGCAGAGGTggtcatccatccatccatccatccatccatccatccatccatccatccatccatccgtccgtCCGTCCATCCCCCATCCGTGActctgcagccagccctgcattTTTGTGGTGATCCCCATCCCTTGGGCTCTGGCGTCCCACAGGTTTACTGGGGGTCCCAGAGAAGATCAGGCCTGACCCAAGGCACTAGGCTAGGACCAAAACCTGTTTTAGTGACCATGAGGTTTGTGCAGATCATGTTTGGAGGTGGTATTTTCCCCAGAGGtgtcagccccagccccaaggTTTGTTCTGGTGCTGTCCCCAagccctttgctgctggccCGGGGATGATATGATGGGGACACACATCCACAGCCAAATCCCTTCTCTCCTGCAGCCACATCGGAGCCTTCAGCAGGGCTCAGGAGACTTCACAGCCAAGTCACAGGGCCTGGAAGTGCTGAGGATGAAGCTGGGGGTCGCCTgcctcctgtggctgctgctcgTCTGCCTGACCCTGCCCGCCACCCACGGCCGCGTCCTGGAGCGCTCCATGGAAATCAGGAGTAGGGAGAACATGAGTAAGGGACTGTCCCCAGccaccccctgtccccagtcccctcTGCACCCCcggctcagctgcccttggggggtgaggagctgctgccattgTGCAGGAGCACAGGTCTGCTTTGAGAGAGAATTGCAACAGCTTTGATCCTCCTCAtcccccttccctgctcccctggcGTTCCCATCCCCTCACTCTTGGGCGCGATGCCCCTTCCCCTTTCTCCAAGCCCCTGATGGGTCTCGTCTTTCCCCTCAGACCCGGACATCGACCCCTCGTGGTACACGGGCCGCGGGATCCGGCCCGTGGGGCGCTTCGGGAGGCGACAAGCCctgggcgggccggggccgcggggctgcGCAGCCCCCCGCCCTCCGCGGCTGGAGCTGCACCCCTGAACTGCAGCTGGCAATAAAATCCCTGCTCCTCTCACCCCCGTGTCCCGGGCTCTCTGTTCCAAACCGCAGCGTGGGGGGAGCCACCCCCAAATCTGCACGGCCACCTTGGGtttctgcctgccctggcagtgTCACAACCCTTCCCTTTCACGTTTATCCCCTCACACCCCAAGAAGCACCCCAAAAATAATCACAGAGGGACCCCTTTCCCAGGGGTATCCCAGGGGTGCCCCCGACACCTTCATTTCCATGAGCTGGGGACAGAAACAGCCCCCCCCATTTCTGTGGGGTCAGAAACTCCTGGGGACCATGTGGTGCTCTGTCCACCCCACTGCCATGCCCCAAAACCTCAGGGATCACTGCCCTGCAGACAGGGtgagtgctgctgcctctggagaGAGCACGGGtggttttttctcctcttccagccAAGGGGAGTTCCCACTGTGGACTCATAACTGTATAAAGGGGATGCCCAGCACAGTGAAACCACACATTGGCTTTGACCCCATTCTGGCCCCATGATTGCTCCCAAGGATGGGCTGTGACCCCTGTAATGGGATGGATGGGGTGAGGAGAGCACTGGCCCTGgtccctgccacccccaggcTTCCTGTGGCTCCCTACAGGCTGACATGCaggacaggggaaaaaaaaaatacaccttTAGGGCAATATTCTCTTTATTTGCAGCATGGGTGTAAAACCACGGGGATCTTTGCTTTGGGAAATGAAACCCTCCCTTTTCAGAGGGAAAGGGAGATGGAGGAGGTGACAGCTGGGGGTTGGGGGATGTCACCAGTGAGGGTTGGTGGCAGTGTTCCTGGCAGGCTGTGCTTTATCTCCCAGCTAAGGATGGAGCTAAAGAGGCCCTGTGTACCCAGGAGGGCTCTGAGTGGGCTTTGAGAGGGAGGGTGGTCAGgctgagctgtccctgcagctctgagccccctgctctgtcactgtccctgctggaggtgggctgcagccctgctgagtgCAGTGCCACGTCCTCAGCTCCGGCAGCACCTTGTCCTCGTCCTCGCCCCGCTCGCACTCAGGTCCACGGTCGACCTCCCATGTGGGGATGGCCTGGGtgccttctctttttccctccTCAGGAGCTCTTGGACTGGGAGGAAACACAAGGCAAAGAAGGGCTCTTTTCTCCTGCCAGTGGCTGGAATGCCATGGCCACCCCATGTCCCATCCCGCAGTTCCCTGAACAGCTGAGCTGGGGACACCATTGCACTGCTGTCACTGtggtattttatgaaaaatcccttcaccaggatcttttctcctgggaagatgagaaacctcagaggaaaagagaaacaatATTATTGATTGCTTctccctgtgttttgctgctttggaatgtggcaggtgcatctttgattggttccatgtgaattgtttttccttcatGGCCAATCCCAGTCCAGCTGTGTCGGACTCTCTGGTCTGCcacaggtttttgttattcattcttttctagCTTTCTGATGTGTCCTTTCTCTCCACAGTTTAGTAGAGTTTtagtatataatttattttaatataatatcataatgtAACAAATCAGCCTTCTGGGAAATATGGAGTCAGATTAATCttttccctcatcctgggaccctCTCAAACACCACCAACACACTACTAGATTGGATGCCAATGCAAAATAAAGTTGTGGCTCTGGGCCCACAGAAGGCCTGAAAGCCCTGTCTGACACTGGAATACCTCAGGATGGATCTGTCCATCCTTCTGCCTTAAGGGGTGGCACAGGCTGGACCGGCTGGGAGGAACATCTCAGTGACAAGTAGCAGCAAtgaaggggctgagcctttcAGGGACTGGGGCCATGGTTcacctgcctctgctcccacctAGAGCCATCCCATAACTCACCTACAGACATGAAGACGTCATTCACTTGGTGGTTGGATTTTGCAGATGTCTCCATGAACAGGAGGCCTTTTGTTCGTGCAAAGTCTTCCCCCTCCTAAGAGAAACAAGCAGAGTTATTCCCCTGCCCCCTCTGGGGCTGCTTGTTCAATTTTATGGTGGATTTCATGTACAGGGACTTCAGAGGTGTCTGAAAACCTCTTATGTGTTTGGATTTCCCTGGAAATTTTCCTTGGATGTGTCCCAGAGCTTTCTGTGAGGGGTGATGAGGGAACTCCAGGCACTCACCTCCGTGGTGACCTCTCGCTCAGCAGCAAGGTCTGTCTTGTTGCCCACCAGAGCAATCACGATTTCATCAGGCAGGAAtttcttctccagctcctccagccacagctTTGCTCTGCTGAATGATTGCTGGAGAGATGGAGACAAAACCACCCAGTGATCAGGCTTTGATTTATTCCCTTTGTCTCAGACCAAGCCAGCTGGGTGGCACCAAACCAAAGAGGGTGGGGAGGTTCTGATTGCCCCTCTCAGGAAAACAGGTCAGCAGCCCACAAACACATTTGAGGGATAAATCACCCTTGGATGGGATTCATGGCAGCAGAACCCACCCCTGGGTGGTGGCATGGGCCTGCCAGGGGCCTCACCTTTTTAGCAATGTCATAAACGAGGAGGGCAGCATGGGCATCCCGGTAGTAGAGGTGACAGACACTCTGGTACTTCTCCTGGCCCGCCGTGTCCCAGATCTCAAACTTGACAGTGGCCTCGTCCAGGTCCAGTATCTGTGTGAAGAAGGAGCCTGCAGGCAAGATGCAGGGTGTGTGTTCACTTGGAGCGAGAGCAGGGAGCTCAGATCCCCTGCCCTGAGGCTGTGAATGACGTTCTAATGCACAGAAtccaggggggactccttgtgACCACTGGCACTGGGCTGAGGTGGCCCTTCCTGGCAGCAGATTTGGGTGGATGACACCAGAATTGATGCTGGATAACTCTGAGCTTTGCAGAATGCCCCCAGACAGAGAGACAACTCCACCTCACTGGTGGGTCAGAGCTGTGAATGGGAATATCCATGGAAagggctcccactgcaggggAGCCTCCATCCTTTCCTGCAGAGAGCAGATGGCTGGTCCACAAGCAGAGGGATGAGAGGAGAAGCTCCACCTTGCTCTTCTCCACCAGCTGGCTCTTCAGTTGCAGGTGGGATCACAGCCTCtgtacctgctgtgcctgcttAAGGCAAAACCCAGGTGCATCTTGTAAAATAAATAGACATAAAGTCTAGGTGCTGTGGGACCTGGGCAGGGGGAATTGaaactaggtgatctttaatGCAAACCTTTCTAAGAGACACTCCTGAGGTGCCTGAATAGCTGGGAAGGCAGCACAGCATGCAAAGAGCAGATGGGCTGCACAGTTTACTCATTATTCTGCTGCTAACCTGCCTCTAAAAAGCAGCACAAAGCCAGACCTGTGTGATGTGGACGTGGCTTTGCCTGTGGCCTGCTGCTGGAAATGGGCTGGAAATGTAGAGGTGTGAAGAGGGAGGTTCTGGCTTTTGGGCAAATCTGCACCATGCTCCAAAGTGGGTCTGTGCAAGCAGCTCCCCTGCATCCCACCCCGCTGCAGGGAAGTGCTCCAGGCCTGGTCTCTTGTCCAGAGCCATGGAGCTGTTGGAGCCACTCACTCACATCCCACAgtgggcagcagctccctgaagTCGTTCTTCACGTATCTGtaggccaggctggacttgcccacggacatgctgcccagcagcaccaccttGTACATGTAGGAGGGACGGGGCCCCTCCGGGGAGGTGCCCAGTGTCGCTGTCTGTGCCATGTCCTGCAAGGAAACCAGCTCTGCTCAGTGGGTACCCGGGATCAGCTgagcctcctgcagcagctcctgagtggCAGCTGGGCAGGTGGGGATAACTCCGAAATAGGCTGgaataaaatcaaaattattcATGTCATAAGCTGCAGATTTAATGCATCAAAGCATCTGCCACAGTCAGCTGTGACCAGAAGGTGGAGATGTTTAGGAAGAAACCTGATGCCAGAAGTCTCCTTGGGTGTAGGCAAGGAGATTGCTGCATCTCCTTtaacagggaggagctggaggaattTCCCAGCAGAGGCAAATCCCTCGTGGCTGTGCCTCTCTCTCCAGGACACCTTCCCCGGAGTTCTGGTGAAGAGCTTAGGCTGATGTCCCACATTTATCCTGGTTAGGAGTTACATCAGGAGAGCCTCAGGAGTGAGAggccctggctggagcagcagcacacaaaGCAGGTGACAAATGCTCCTGCACCCTGGGTAAAGAGCCCCAGACAAACCAAGCCCCTGGAGTGCCACCCCCATGTCACCCCAGAGCGTGCCAGACCCAGGGATGGCAGGAAACACAGACCCAGTAACGGGGACTGCCTCAAACCTGACTGGAAGagagcacctgcagagcctTGGTCGGTGGGAGCCCTCCTGGGTGACACGTGTGtcccctcctcccagccctgggccaaGGAAGTGCCACTGCCCCGCTGCTGggtgggagctgccagtgcaGGGCAGCAAAGAAcactttgccctgccttgccctgGTTCCTCCTCACAGAGCTCCTCCTCCAAAAACACTCAGCTCATGTGGACAGCTATAAAGGAGAGAGGGAAGTTCACGGGGTGTTGGGCTGAGCAGGATGCCAGGGTGAGCTCTGCTGGAGTGGAGGGATTCCCCCCACATGGAATAAAGCCCTGGtgaggcaggcagcagggatCTGCAAGACTTCTGATGGAGAATTGGTGCAATTTCTACCTGAGCCTCAGGGATTTGGCTGTGGAAGCAAGAAGTACCTTTACAAAGACacctacagcagcagcagcagcagtggtggagctcctgcagttcccttcctgcagctccctgctccctgcacttcCCTCCCCTGAcaaaagccccttgttcctgAGAGCTGCTCATCCCACGTGGCTCTTTTATTTTGTCTGTCCTCCCTCTGCAATCTGGCAGGCTGCAGAGCTTTAATTCTTCATTAAGGCTGTCATTAAGAGCGTTCCTTGGCTGAACCCAGGTCTGTATCTTTAGATCCAAGCAGTTTTTCTGCTGGGTGAGACGGCTTTAATCCCCTTAAAAAACACAAGTAACATCATATTCCCCAGCTCATGCAGCCCTGTGATGAAGAGCAGGACCATAGTTTGTGCAGAACAGCTAGTTAGTCATATTTTTCAAGCAGGAAAAAGATAAGTCCTGTGGCACAGCATGGATGTGCTCCTTAGAGTATTGATTAGATAAATTTGCCTCTTTGTAGGCTGGAAACAAGACTGTCATCCGTTCTGGGCAGTTATTGTCAGTGGTAAGCCATAAAACTCTCTAAGGAAACAGGAAGGTGCTTGAAAACTACCCAAGCTTGTCTGTATTAAACACAGTTTCTCATcatttccctctgctgctctctgttcAACCTTAGAAAGGTGGGTTGATGctggaacaaaactcacctgagATTTACTGCAATGAGTTTTGCCAAAGCTTActtgaaacaatttttttccccatgttaaGAGGCAGAGAGTGAGGCTCCCTTCCCACCTGGGGAGGATGGCAAGGAAGCAAAACAAGTGGCTTTGTTCTGATTCAATGGAAAACGGGATTTAAGGGTGAGGGCTTTGTCCTCTTTTTTTTAAGGTGAGGGCTTTGTCCTCTTTTTTTGTTGGAAAAGAAGAGCACACAGTAAAACCCTGCATTTCCTGGACAAGGGACTGTGGGAAAAGCATCCAGCTATCTACTGTCATCAATTTGGAGAGCAACAGCTGAGGTGGTGCAGGTCCTCCCCTTGTGCCAAGAGGCCACgctgaggggcagggaaagcTCAACCTGCTCAGATCCAGTCTAGtcagagaaaacaaaccaatTTATCTTTAATCAGCTGTAAAAACCCTGCTGGTGGATTTAGTCTCCAGGTACAGCTTAATATTTTGTGGCAGCTGTGTCTAGCACAGATATTAGGGGCAGGCTTGCATGATCCTACACTTGTCCTGAAGGTGAGTTCCCAAACAGCCACAACACCAATTGTTGCTCACTTCCTAAAGGAGGATTAAACATTGCTGCACCCAGGAAATTGTGTTCAGCATCTTTAACCTGGGCTGGAGGGATCCTAGTGTATTTGTTGTCAGGGGATAAGCCTTTTATTTCCAAAGGGAAGCAGTAATAAAAGAAAAGTCAGGCATACCTTTGGGGGTGGAGTCACTGAGAAGTCTTATTTAAAACCCTGTTTAGCTTCCTGGGAAATTAATGTTAAGTGTAATGATGTCCAAGTGGTGTCTAAGCTTTTTTAGGTCCTAATACCATTAAAGCCATTTGCTGAGTTTCTGCAAAGGGGTGCAAGAGTGAACCAGAGCAAAAATTACTAAGCACCTCAGAAAAATTACAGGACTTCAACACTTCACTGTGTAAGTCTGCAGTATTTACCCCTGCAGGTTTTGGACACAATATTTCAAGTTCTTTCAGAATTATACACTTAACTTGTCCCCCCACAATATAGTTGTCAGGCACCTACCTCCCCAGTTAACTCCCAGCATTCAGCTCAAAGCTCTCCTCTGCTTTTGGGACCCTCCTCCTACTTGCTTAAGCTCTGGCTTAAATAAGAGAGTGGCCACTCAGAAAGTTCACTTAATCCAGGGTTACCAGGGGATACAGAAATCCCAACTG is part of the Passer domesticus isolate bPasDom1 chromosome 10, bPasDom1.hap1, whole genome shotgun sequence genome and harbors:
- the PRLH gene encoding prolactin-releasing peptide, whose protein sequence is MKLGVACLLWLLLVCLTLPATHGRVLERSMEIRSRENMNPDIDPSWYTGRGIRPVGRFGRRQALGGPGPRGCAAPRPPRLELHP
- the RAB17 gene encoding ras-related protein Rab-17, with the translated sequence MAQTATLGTSPEGPRPSYMYKVVLLGSMSVGKSSLAYRYVKNDFRELLPTVGCSFFTQILDLDEATVKFEIWDTAGQEKYQSVCHLYYRDAHAALLVYDIAKKQSFSRAKLWLEELEKKFLPDEIVIALVGNKTDLAAEREVTTEEGEDFARTKGLLFMETSAKSNHQVNDVFMSVVQELLRREKEKAPRPSPHGRSTVDLSASGARTRTRCCRS